The following is a genomic window from Syntrophorhabdus sp..
GGATGGCCATCATGTCGTCGATCTGCCTGACGTCACGGGGGCAGCGCTGGGGGCACTTGCCGCAGGTGGTGCAGCGCCAGATCTCCTCCTTCTCGATCTCGCTTATGCCGAAGGTGGCCTCGCGGATCAGCTTCCTCATGGAGAACTTGCGCACCTTGTTCCAGGGACAGACGGTGTCGCACTTGCCGCACTGGTAGCAGTACTTTATCGCGTCTCCGCCTTTCTCCTTTATCTCGTCTATTACCTCTTTGAAGGGGGCTATGATTTCCACGGTAATTAATCCTCTTCTGTTATCCTGATGTTCTAGCCCTTCTGGGACATCCGGGCCAGGGCATCGGTTATCTTGTCCATTCCGTATTTGTCGATCATGGAGGAAAGGCCTACTTCTACGTCTTCCGCTTCAAGGCCCTCTTCTACTTCCTCCTCCCTCTCCTCATAGGTCAGAACGTCATTGAGACACCACTCGACACACATCGGCTTTTCGCGTGGCGGATCATCCTCGCACATGTCGCACTTCAGGGGAAGGCCCGAATCGGGCTCCTTGAATATGTCCCTGGAGGGGCAGGTGGCCCTGCAGAAGGTACATTCATCGTATTCCTTGCCGTCGATGACGTATTTGTCCCTGCCCATGCACTCCGCCGGGGTGTATTCGCCGGCGAATATAGGAAGCCA
Proteins encoded in this region:
- a CDS encoding (4Fe-4S)-binding protein — its product is TIKVDADKCNGCRGCEIVCSAFHSTPRYSGINPARSRIQIIRDPLKDIWLPIFAGEYTPAECMGRDKYVIDGKEYDECTFCRATCPSRDIFKEPDSGLPLKCDMCEDDPPREKPMCVEWCLNDVLTYEEREEEVEEGLEAEDVEVGLSSMIDKYGMDKITDALARMSQKG